ctgcggactttagatgcctctgttgcataaaacgttgtatgaatctcggtgcgaaGTTAGGAAAACGATttgtattatgacacacggcctcgtgtcatatttacacatctagagcctaataaagtacttcgcactcgatgtcataaataactattataatCCGCATATTATAAACCTAAAATGGTTCACCACTTCACAATGCAATATAGTCTAGTGTGATGTGttgatgaataaatttttgaccaagtttacaaaatcaatcgattacaGTTACTAGGACTACAAACGGATATTTCGTCGCTGGACATTATGATAGTTCTTGTTACGGGTACATTtccaatgaaattttgtttcgaGATAGAATATAAGACAATCCAAGTCGTAACGTGCCCCTAGCTATTTCCAATTCActccgtaagtgtgcctaaaatttgaattttaagtaaaCGATTCggtgaaaaagtgaaccgaaaaatacatttcaacgcttcattgtatgaaaatgacgctacgtcagagagacctccgcactttccattttgaatttcgaccgcacttacggcgtaaATTGAAGTCGTGCGGGTCGTCTCTAACAAAACCGAACAGACACAACCTGTATAATACTTCGTTTTACACAAATAGATGACTAGTTTTTCAACTGAACTCAATGcaaatcattaaaattcaattaactaAGAACATGATAGGGATTAGTAGAATCGTATTTCGTCCGaacttatttttctgttgtgcAGTGCAGATATCATGTGCATTTTAGTATAAAGTTACCATTTTAACGACAAAGTCTGTGTTAACAAGATGTCAAAATATTCGTCGATGTGGACCTTCTTGTGTCTGAGTTGTGTTCTGGTTGCGGTTAATTGTGAGTTTATTTCGTTTGAAATTAGTTTAAAATTAAGAATGTTCGGAATTATGACGTTTCCTGTATAGCATTACAGgaaaacgaaatatgttcaacgCCAAACGCAGCTAAAGGGAAGTGCATTCGATTCAAGAAATGTGcgagtttagtgaaaattatTCTGAAAAATCCATTATACGAAGATGACATTGAATTTCTGAAAGAAAGTCAATGTGGCTACACCACCGAGCCATTGGTAAGTTGTACAGTCGAcgacagtgaaatttagacatgaatatACAGTTGTTTTTCATTCCACTCAAACAAACATATGTGGGTTTTACTAAGACCATGCCTATGTATCTGTTCAGCCCACATAAATATGGAaaagcatttttgtttgtgtggcCGGATTAACTGAAGCAAATATGTGTTTATATTTCATTGACGTCGACTGTTGCAAAcatgtcaaaattatttctcaattttGTTGGAATATTAGGTTTGCTGTAGTGATGCACTGTCTAGATTGCCCGAAGAAGAAGTAACTGAATCTGTACCGGATGTGACTGAAAGCGATAGCTCTACGTCGGTATTGTCAAATCTTTTGCCAGGCATCGCTATGTGCAAAGAGGAATTGGCCAGACGTGTTGTTGGCGGCGAAAAGACTCAAGAGGATGAATATCCGTGGACAGTTTTGCTTCATTATAATAAGCGTAAGTGAAAAGCAAAACCATGACATGAAGTCATGACGTCATTAATCTTCTTTCTGCACATCAGCAAAAAATACGTCGGGTTTCCACTGTGGCGGGGTTTTAATCAATGAACGGTATATATTAACAGCAGCTCATTGTATGGCTGCTccagcaataaaaaaaatgaaatgggtTCTGTAAGTTACGTTGTCCGCATCACTAATGGCACACCTAACCCAAAAACAATTGATTTCAGATCAAGTGTTCGATTGGGCGAATATGACTTAAGCACCGAAGAGGATTGCTATAAAGGGGAATGTATCGACAAACCTGTTGAcataaaagtggaaaaattgatACCTCACGAGAATTATGCTGCCACGTCGAAATCccaagaaaacgatattgcCTTGATTCGACTAGCAAGACCGGTCAAGTATACAAGTAACGTTTTGGAGCATGTGTAATAGTTCCATTTgctaaatttgtttgtttcgtACAGAATACATTAAGCCTCTTTGTTTGCCTGGTGATGAGAGCCTGAAATCTGTCAACTATGATGATATGGGGCTTGATGTTGCCGGCTGGGGACAAACGGAAAATGGTATTGATTTTAGGACGGAGTTTTAGGCATCCCTGTTCCGAGTATCTAACGAATTTATTCTTGTTTTTCCTTAGCTACATTTAGCAGCGTCAAACTCAAAGTTACAGTACCTGGAGTTCCCCTTTCTGAATGCAGTAAAATCTACCAAAATCGCAATCGAATAACAATTTCCGAAAAACAATTGTGTGCTGGAGGTGTTCCCGGAAAGGACTCATGTCGCGGTGACTCGGGAGGACCGGTATTTATCACGATCACACAAAAAACTATTTCGGCTACGAATTAACTCAATGATTTTTGTGCCCGTAGCTGATAGCCGTCGATATTTCTAATCCAGCGAAATCTTATTATTATTGTGCTGGCATTGTTTCGTTCGGACCAACTCCTTGTGGCAAGCCTGGTTTTCCTGGAGTTTACACACGTGTTAGTGCCTATACCGACTGGATTGTTAAAAACATTAAGCCTTGACTTTGTACATTGcggcaataaaatttaaattcaattcaagaaaaaaatgttttaaaatgggCATGGACAGTGCATGCAGATTGGAAGTGATGCAGAAATGTGTAAGAAGAACAATTTGTTTGATGACAAATTGTCATGCCAATGAAAAGGTTTCTTTCAACGGAAATTTAGAAGAGAATGGTATGCTTAAGCACTCGATTCTCATAACTACATTATATGGGTAAATTGTTGGCATTGTACTTAAGGTGTATTGGCTTGAAACAGTAGgattatttatgtaaaaaagcGGTTCAATTGCACGTATACATACAAAGTATTCAGAATATTCTTGCTAACAAAATGAGTCATTCAGTCGGTGAATTACCTTCGATTGAGCTATAATTAACTTCGGACGTGAACACACGTGCAACTTTGCGTTACTGAGATCTGCAATTGTGCTGTATTTTCAATAGTTAAGAGGTTGTTCAAAAAATACGTAACGTAGACTCTGGATTTCCACTCCCTTAGTCACACAAAATGTCTGATAAAATTACTGCGATTTATTACATCCGTAAAACCAtagaaaacgcagcataattgtcaatctaatcaaagaaaaattgttcgtCTGCCTTCGGCCTTAGTTTCAcaccatttcaattttcttgaacGAGATCGTCTGAGTTCTCATAATGCATACGAAAGTTTAGAAAGCCAAtaaagtcaataaaaaaacttaGTGTAGACTGTAGTGAACATCATTTTCCTCTCGGTTGATCTAACATTTCTGGCTTGTGTTGGCATTCGAACATAAAATATGCGAAGGAAATTttccaggttttttttttttgattggaGGATGATTCATGACAAATAGGAAAGTTACACAACCAACCCGCCAATACTCAAtacgataaaaaaatgaaccCACTGTGTCAAGTCAATGTTTAAAGTGTAATGAGAAAACCCCCTTGTACAGTGTACGCACATCCAGTGCATCCAAAGGTCAATTATGTTGAGATAAGCCGATCGGATTGTTAATGGCAACTCaatgcaaaagaaaataaaaaaacatccCAAATATCCAGGCAATACGTTTCTTGGTCTAAATCAACAGAAATAAGctaagtaaacaaaaatgtcgAATAAAGATTCTGCCACTAATACACCGATGATAATGGTATTATTCTATTGACTACAAATgtacatttttaaaaacaagacaaaccaacaaaaacgACGATCAGTTGATAATATATATAATTACTGGTCATCTGCATATTATATATACGAATCAAATGCTAGCAAAATCTTTTGAGACATTAATGCAAACCAGTCTACGAATTACCATCGATCGGAACAGTTCAAcataaacaaaagtttttttttttttgtttgaaatcataattttgtgtgtgattTGCAGTGACGTTCCACACAAATTCGAATGATCGTTAAAAAGCaattaaagttaaaaattgtttttcaattatcTTAGTCTTATAACGGTTGCTACGGGTCAACagcaagtgattttttctagtcgtttttcttttacattatTAAAAGTGACACATTTGAGACCGACTCAAGTTTGTTCTCCTGACTGGagttgaataataaaaaaatttatctacAAAAATGATTATAAATGTGCTAATTTTGTGTTTAACATCAACCATTACGGTTTTGGCCAAACCGCGTAAGTTTTcttttcgcaaaatttttgattttattattagaAATCCGTTTACATTGACACAGAGACGATtgaatcgtttattttttaacTCAATCTAGTTGATAAGGAAGCTGCGTGTACATAATCAGTTGATTCAACAGCAAAACAAGTTGCTATCATCTATCGGAATTTTAATTGcgatttatttacataacCTTGATTTTTACTTTACTCTCAGCTCAATCTTTGTAGATATTAACTGCGGTGCGAATCGaccaaatatttaatttcacatttttattgtcgattttcaattttattggaaatccgagcatttacaaaaaaaaattggtcaatGTTGTGGTCACGGATAGTTCACGGTTACGGTCACGGATAGCAATCTATTTGTTGTgtatatttttgtcgtttatttGCTATCAGTTACGTTTTGTCAGAGTCacagaaatgaaatgaattttttcgatGACCTCCAATTTAAAGTATCGACTCGTCggatattttcagaaaaatgtcgTTGTTTTAGACAAGACACTGTTacgtacaaaattttggtttcgTCATTTCGGCTGAACGGTTCgcttaaaaatcatttcaaactCGATTGATTTGCTGATTTGCGAAGCCCTTCAACTTGATCGATGGATGGAATGTCTTATGTCACGTGTAGAAAAACAAATCTCGGCGAAAGCCATACTATTACCACTTGGCAATGAAATAAACAACATTAGGAGGTAAATGGTGCGGCAGATTCGAGATTAATTGTTCTGATTTCGTGTAACGACTTGTGAGACTAAATTCTAGAACTTCTACCTCCCAGACTTAGTGCTAATATTTCTTAGCGTTGTGTACCCCTCGTAGCAGAGAAATATATTTCGTTAGCGATAATGAATGAAGATAAAAAGGCGGTCGACCGTGAGTGGAATAGAAGTCTATATGATTGTTCATAGCAAGAATTTTAACATTGTAAATTCAATGTAATCTAATTGTTTCCTCGATTGTTTCTTACAACAAGAATGCATTCAATGTAGATTTGGTGCTGCGCGAATTCGCACGTACGTATACAGGTTGTTGGTTCTTCTGACGAAGTAAAAAatcgtgaaataatttgaaaacatGAATCGTACAGTAGTGAACGAAGGAGTGATTTAACGACCTTTGAATGCATAAAATttcgacaaaacaaaatttaaaatcttagaGATGTGAGTCGAACATGACGTCAATAACGAACCACCTTCAacgagaacatttttttttattttgattaactAAAAAATCCGGTTTATTTACCCATTTCTGTGGAATGAATCGCTATTTATTCGttgcaaattcaattttgtctgtTGAATTAACTGGTGAACGACAAGCAATGTAATGCACATCTTTCAATTTGACGTGATTCGGATTCGCAAATATTGCTAACAGAACAAACAACTACAATCGTAGTTTCTAAGAACCGATGAGAGCGACGAAAATCCTTGACACCTTGCTCTGTAACTTGTGTTAAATTATGGTAAACATCCACAATAACCGGCCGataaagcaaataattaaaCCGGTAGAGGTTATACCTGTCTGCGTAGCAGATTATTTGTGCCATCAATATAATTTGTGAAACATCGTTACATGTTCAActtaaaataactttaaattactgagaaaatacaaaaaaaatcaaatccgatGACGTAAGCACTTTGTGCGTATAGAGTGAAATTGCATTGACCAGCATTAATTTGCAATTGCATGAGTTACATTAATAGAGTGTTTGCTTGTTCATGGCATCTAACGAATGATGGTAAAACGGCAATAACGTTTAGTTCAAAAAACACTCTGTTGAACTAATCAGAAAATCCACAgaagagttacactcgagagatGACCTGGCGCCACCATTATACGTATTATAGAAATAGTGTGGGAAAATGCCCCTAGAATTTGTTAATTAGTTCTATAGAGATTTCAATGTATTAGGGACGCAACAATTGActaattaattgaaatcatttttttgttgtacagAATCATCTGGAGGTTACAGAACGTGCTACACTCCAAATAATCAAAACGGGTTGTGCATTCCGCTCGCATCTTGTGCCAGTTTGTATCAACTGATTCAGAAGAATCCACTGTACCCAGAGGACCGAAATTATTTACGCGCTTCGCAATGTGACTACAATCAACAGCCATACGTAGTATTACAGTATATAATACCCAGTGCCCATAGACTTGACTATCAGTTACCGTTGTAGGTGTGCTGTCCGGACTCTAATAATACACCAACTCCTACAAGTACTGGCGAATCGTTATCTAGTTTACTACCGGCACCTGGAGTATGCGGTACAGATAACACAAATCGTATAATTGGCGGTGAGATTACGAAAATTGATGAGTTTCCTTGGAtggttttgattgaatattcGAAACGTGAGTGTGCCGTTGAGTAAATTTTATCGAAGAATGTTGCTAAATGGCTGAAAATTTTCAGCGAACAATCGACGAGGTTTTCATTGCGGAGGAGTATTAATCAGTGACCGTTACGGTAAGTTTGCGATTGTGGGGATAGTATGTAATCTACAATCAGCCAGTGCTGTTAACATTCTGAAGCTTAAGATCAGCTTGAAGTCGGTAGAAAAGCACTCTGAGTTCTGTGTCTTCTGCTGAACTTTCAGAACGTTAATAACTCGCTGATGCACAAGGTTTTTCCCTTTCTACACAATGTGCTGAAACAATTATCAATACtacaaaaaacaattctcaatttcagtacttacGGCTGGGCATTGTTGTGTTGGTGCTATTAAGCAACAAAGATATGTTCTGTAAGTGAGTTAAAACTGTTGCTTGGCATTTTGTGCTTAAATATTTCTATACATTCAGGGAAAGTGTAAGATTAGGAGAATGGGACACAAATACCGACACAGACTGTGACAGAGGTGACTGCTCAGATCCTGCACTGGATGTGGCTGTTGAGGAAATCATTCCACACGAAAACTACAATCCCAATTCTAAGACGCAGGAAAACGATATCGCATTGTTGAGACTGTCACAATCGGTTACTTACACAGGTACTTGTCGGCAAAAATGATAAGATACAAATAATTGGACATCCGTACTATTAACCATCAACCATCTTATTACGCAGACTTCATCAAACCGATTTGCTTGCCAAGCGAAAgtgtcaaaaacaaaaactatgaCGGAATCAATCTAGAAGTTGCCGGATGgggaaaaacagaaaatggtaATTTTATCCGTTTAATGACTACATCGATGGATGAACTCATTTTCCATTTGCAGTTTCGTTCAGTAATTTCAAACTTAAGGTAAAAGTTCCTGGCGTAGCCACTGAGAGATGCAATTCAGTGTATAGTCGACACAGCGTCACTTTAGGAGCCGGTCAATTGTGTGCTGGCGGAACGAAGGGAGCCGATTCTTGCCGAGGCGATTCAGGTGGACCGGTATGAATGAATGGAATTGCGTGGAAAATGTAACCGAAACCCTAACGGACCTTTGTTTTAATCTAGCTGATGACCGTAGACAGAAACAACCCGAGTCGACCATTCTGGTACTGTGCGGGCATCGTTTCGTTTGGACCATCGCCTTGTGGTATGGAAGGATGGCCGGGTGTTTATACTAGAGTTAGCTCTTACACTGACTGGATTGTAAGGAATATTCGCGCATAAAATCCAAATcgagaaaataaagaaaatgttttcggtttatttATACTGCTGTGCATTGAGGTAAACTGTTTTGAACAACGTTGGACTGTGTTATCAATTGCCGCaacaaaatccattttcattcAGTAAAAAGCCGAAAAATATGTCGTGTCTTCTTATCATCCAAACGTTCTACTTTTCATCATACGGACCTAAGTGCGCTACCATATTTTGTTTGTACCTTCCAGATATTTTAATATGAACCGAGTGCCACCACATGCTTTCATCTAAAATACGTCAAAACTCGCTAACTAAACGGTGAATTAAACGATCACCTCAACTGATCACGATCAGCCTAACAACcttaaaatattgtaaatagAATGGGATTGAAATGAACGTAGCTTCCAGTGTTATATAGACCGTAGATCATTGAATGGAATCATTGTTAGAGGTTCATCCTTTGCTCCCCTGTCGACAATCATAGAAATGATCACTAAAACCACTAAGCTACGGTTGAGACTGAAGTCACTGAACCACTCATTTAAACGAtgcaacaataattttatttcttcaatcAAAGTGAACGTTCACGTCGAGGATTACGAGGATAATTATGTGGTTTCTCATCAAACTTCATTGGTTATCAAAACTATCAACGCTTAAACTTAAACGTAATCGGAACATGCCCTCAAATTGATGTTTTGACCAGCCCCGCATGCATGCAACAATTGCtaagacaaaattaaaaaagtttttttcgttgaatttattGGACGAACAACTTAATCTTAGAGCAACAATGAACGGTTGTGTTCATCGATGTAAAAATTGGAGTCAAAATGGAAGCGAACGGTTGCGACCTTTCGACCTTTGCACAATTAATTTCTAGTGCAACATCAGCATCCGAATGAAGTTCATAAATACAATGACAAACCCTCCGAAACCGATGAGCCGACTTCCCGAACTAGTCAGTGCCTCTATTTGTAGTTGATGATCGAATTTCATTCGTATTATCACAGCTTCGGGAACGTTTTCCACAAAGAAACCGTCAACGCCCATCTCAAAGTAGTAAAACAATTCTTTCTCCTTATCGTCAGGTTCACATTGAATAGCGCATCCTCGGTTACTTCTCTCATGCGAGTCGACTATCGTGTAAATACCTACTTTGAGGTTGAGTGCATGGCACTCCTTAACAATATCTTCCGGTGGTACGAATCCGCCCAGACTGGCGATACGCTCTTGATCGTAGTTATAGCTTTGCAGAGCAACTTCGATTCCAGTGTAGAGATATTCCTTTCCGATGTGTATATGTTGCGCCACACCGGCAACTTCCTTCAATCCATCGTATGTCAATTCCTCGTAATTCTGAATACTGACCAGTTTAAGTAAATCAATGGGGGATCCATCGCCAAGCGATTGGTGTAAGTATTTGATACAATCCATTTCAAACGACTGGATAATCACATGTCCACATGTGATATCGAACACGTTGCCGTTGTTCGTATAGTTACACTTGGGTACGTCTCCTTGTCTAATTGGATGACCATAGTCTCTCAGAGTattaagtaatagattttccatATAATAGCTTCCCGGCCAGAGTCCATTGTGGAATGCTGGGTCCTTGAGCTCAGGAATTACACCTGaaatagaataatttttgaaattttgattttcgatttGATTCGGTGGTAACAGACAACAACTTACCTACGGATTTATTCTGCAAATAGGACATTTTATGAATCACATTCAAGTATTCCGAGAAAGTTGGTATCTCGAACAAAGTGTTAAAATATTGTGGACGAATTCCTCGCACCAGCTGTTTCACGCGTAACTGTTTCAGTTCAGCGAGcgtaaaattatgaatgaaccAATCATTGTTGATGGTTTGATTGAATCCTCCACCAATCTGAATCGTCAAATTGCCAATTTTATCGGCAAATTGTGGCAAATCAGCTACATTCGTGCCGGAACGAAGGGACAAGTCATGGAAGCAAACCAAATGACCATCCTGTGTGAGCACTAAGTCCGGTTCGACGTAATCGGCACCTTCTATAGCGGCGAATTCATATGAACCGACTGTATGTTCAGGCATTAAGACCTTTTCGCCACGATGAGCAGCCAGTATTGGCTGTTGTTTATCCAATGTATTCCATAGTCCTAATGGATGGAAAAGTTAGATTTGTAAATTATACGCAAAACCAATTAGCCTGTTACGGACGATTATGATCTGTCTATCGAAAACGGCTTCACGAAAAATGTCATGTATTCCTGAAGCTCTGATTAATTCAATCGTGTTATACAGCAAAGAGCAGGTACTAATTtcgtgaaaacattttcagattttttttttgatattctcacattttcctagattttcccacatttatggaaaaattaggaaaattcgagaaaatgtggaaaaatttgggaaaataattttccaaaaatatttctagccaaaaagtatgttcaaagaatgaagtaatttgatattaaTCACAACTTATGTTGCCGACTGTGAAAGGTACCTAAAATAACATTCCATTTCGTAGTCTACATTCAATTGAAACTAGGAATACGCGATTCACTGCATGTTCAGACGTAATCGTAATATTGaactcgaaatttcaggaaaaacCGGTGGTGGCCTAAAGGCTCGCAACTTAAACCGAATGCTTCATTGATTGCGATGTGACTGCTAATGCAAAATGACATAAAAATTACGTCGtctaaatatacaaaatttcgattttgttcTTCTACGCGAGCGAACAACGAATTCCATTGAGTCTGCTGTTATCTCTGTGTTTTCTAAAAATAGCCACATCTAAATTATAGACCGCAAAGTTTTCATTGCACACACAGTCTGTTATACACTTTGATGGATCTAACGAccatcttcaaaaaaaaaacattattttccatttaacgGACACTCAagcatttaaacaaaatttctggaTCAACACACTATCTTTCctatttttccgatttttttttttttttttaaatttgcatAATTACCAGTAAGTTGTTTTGGTTGCTGCACAGTCACAATTCCAGCCGACACGTACGTACCACACAATATCGTTAAGCAAATTACCACATTCATTGCTGATAAATACAATTCAACGGCCAAGACAAGACTGTACtgaggaaaaataatttgatttctaaatttcttaaTTGAACAATTAATTGTCTTAACTTATCATTTATTAATcgaatgatgatgatgatgatgacacAACTACAATTTTACCGCAACCTATACTTTATATATTATTGTACATATTCACATGTGAATTGACTAAAGTATCATACACAGACGGTCTGGCAtatattttcgcaatttcaaGTGAAATACTTACATGATACACAATATAACTAATACATTCGTTGAGAATCCAATACGATCGACCACACAGGAAAACGTCTGTCTTAACGCGAGATTATAGCTTAGTATGAGCTTAATAATTAGCTGTGTTTGATTTGGAGACCCGTGCTAAATTTGATCTTCATATAGCtggaaatagaaaattatttaggGCTTACACATTTCTCAAGGCACAGACATCCTAATATACTATTTCTGTGGAAGAGTTTTCTTTTATCATCTGCCGATCTTGAACTATCTATGCGGAGTTGGACTGACTCAAAAAAAGCTCTTCGGGTGTCGTCAATTCAAAGTCTTCAGTGTCTTtcgttcatacaaaaaatgaaaaatctaaaCATTTCATTGGTAAAAAGTATAGTTCAATTAACTCATAAAGTTTCGTTGGGTCGTCCCAGAAAGAAATCACCCCTTTATCAATGCATAAACTGATTTATTATTCAGTATCAATTCGATTGGTCACATGAATGATAAACcacgaaaaatttgattgaataggCTGCTATATTTAGTTATAAATCCACCGACGATTGTTTGAACTTATCTATATTGACAAGTCTTTCGAATTTTTGACTGGTCGGATATTTTACTGCAATTACATCGTCAAAGGAGTATTGCGATTCAAGTGGAGAGTGCTCTAACAAATTCAGAAAGAAGCCAGttcgattaaatttgaaaataacgAAGCTTCAAAACTCCTAAACTTGATGAAATATATCTTCGTTACTGTGATGCTTCTTTTGCGATGACTTGTTTAATGCTTCACGATTCGTAATTCGTAGAGGCTTCATATACGTTTTCTATATGAATTAATCATTCAAGAGCTCATAGAAGATGCGAGAAAGTATGATTTATTGACTTATTGAATGATTCAGGAGAACCTAACACCATCATTGCTATCAGTCATCCAACCCAATCTGCGCCAATTACCACTATGAGCTCGGCACCTAGATTTACGCCTGGATTTACGCATTCAACATACAATCGGAAAATCGTTGACATGAATACGGTGTTTATAAGCTATTCAGAGTGTTTGacattgtaataaaaaatgcTGCCAGTTTATTGGGTACATTAACAATTATTTATGTCGATTTGTTCGTCAATTTATATTTGCTGAtaacagcaacaacatgttAAGACGATGTTTTCTTTGTTGGTTTTATCTGAAGTAGAACATAGCTTTCACACATACTCATAGGTAAAGTTGATAACACACGTGCTGTTGTCTTATTTACGTTAAATCAACGTGATGTGATGTCTTACACATGTTTGCCCACATGCAGTATTATACTtcaaaaacatagaaaattggTAGACGCAGTTCACAAGTCCATGTTcgcaaacaattttgaattaaagttTAGTTGAGGGTTTTAGTCAGATCTGCATTAAGCCTTCACAGCGCCAATTTATCTGAGCACCTTTTTAGAGTTcaatctaattttatttatttacagtttgttcatttcatttttacacagtttctaaagattgtcgatatgtcagagtttttaatgtacccagtcaattaagttcttcccaaattgcgcaatatttgaattcgcgatagaaatt
The nucleotide sequence above comes from Bradysia coprophila strain Holo2 chromosome X unlocalized genomic scaffold, BU_Bcop_v1 contig_79, whole genome shotgun sequence. Encoded proteins:
- the LOC119070319 gene encoding transmembrane protease serine 9-like — protein: MRAAMLVLLIWFFIGISASYCSVSSESDVVKHPNWPKDVQDDCGISYADRIIGGKNASLGQFPWLARIGYNKRKHIEYECGGTLVSKFFVVTAAHCVTNLPPNIEVKSIVLGENNANTKIDCDNFNVCADPLQEFGPEKIIFPSNYNHPAFRHDIALIKLNREAKISEWITPICLPFGESLSLNLTNLTGEVAGWGLTNSDDETGTPFLQTVKMPIHSHEKCVQMYRTLKLGHEQICVGGVVGKDSCGGDSGGPLMMAVSGSAGPRYFIFGIVSFGSKNCGESELPGIYTDLRYYLKWILQNFSNSLQENEICSTPNAAKGKCIRFKKCASLVKIILKNPLYEDDIEFLKESQCGYTTEPLVCCSDALSRLPEEEVTESVPDVTESDSSTSVLSNLLPGIAMCKEELARRVVGGEKTQEDEYPWTVLLHYNKPKNTSGFHCGGVLINERYILTAAHCMAAPAIKKMKWVLSSVRLGEYDLSTEEDCYKGECIDKPVDIKVEKLIPHENYAATSKSQENDIALIRLARPVKYTKYIKPLCLPGDESLKSVNYDDMGLDVAGWGQTENATFSSVKLKVTVPGVPLSECSKIYQNRNRITISEKQLCAGGVPGKDSCRGDSGGPLIAVDISNPAKSYYYCAGIVSFGPTPCGKPGFPGVYTRVSAYTDWIVKNIKPYLVLREFAQSSGGYRTCYTPNNQNGLCIPLASCASLYQLIQKNPLYPEDRNYLRASQCDYNQQPYVVCCPDSNNTPTPTSTGESLSSLLPAPGVCGTDNTNRIIGGEITKIDEFPWMVLIEYSKPNNRRGFHCGGVLISDRYVLTAGHCCVGAIKQQRYVLESVRLGEWDTNTDTDCDRGDCSDPALDVAVEEIIPHENYNPNSKTQENDIALLRLSQSVTYTDFIKPICLPSESVKNKNYDGINLEVAGWGKTENVSFSNFKLKVKVPGVATERCNSVYSRHSVTLGAGQLCAGGTKGADSCRGDSGGPLMTVDRNNPSRPFWYCAGIVSFGPSPCGMEGWPGVYTRVSSYTDWIVRNIRA
- the LOC119070429 gene encoding glycerophosphodiester phosphodiesterase GDPD5-like gives rise to the protein MNVVICLTILCGTYVSAGIVTVQQPKQLTGLWNTLDKQQPILAAHRGEKVLMPEHTVGSYEFAAIEGADYVEPDLVLTQDGHLVCFHDLSLRSGTNVADLPQFADKIGNLTIQIGGGFNQTINNDWFIHNFTLAELKQLRVKQLVRGIRPQYFNTLFEIPTFSEYLNVIHKMSYLQNKSVGVIPELKDPAFHNGLWPGSYYMENLLLNTLRDYGHPIRQGDVPKCNYTNNGNVFDITCGHVIIQSFEMDCIKYLHQSLGDGSPIDLLKLVSIQNYEELTYDGLKEVAGVAQHIHIGKEYLYTGIEVALQSYNYDQERIASLGGFVPPEDIVKECHALNLKVGIYTIVDSHERSNRGCAIQCEPDDKEKELFYYFEMGVDGFFVENVPEAVIIRMKFDHQLQIEALTSSGSRLIGFGGFVIVFMNFIRMLMLH